In the genome of Trichomycterus rosablanca isolate fTriRos1 chromosome 24, fTriRos1.hap1, whole genome shotgun sequence, one region contains:
- the mst1rb gene encoding macrophage-stimulating protein receptor, whose amino-acid sequence MVHWTFVLAPCVWIQALVPMVASDTCPPASPVDINFSVPYPMPFFQAINPIQNIAVNPVYHEVYLGSRNVIEAVNGTLVKLWELRTGPVSGRECRLCRLCSIENDPFEEDTDSEVLLLDTFLMYLYTCGSSQYGVCYFHQLRENGRAPAPSKCLFRKEANSAAFCPDCIASPLGTKVSMVEEGKTVYFYVAATVNDSVTQRYGRKSVSVRRPLASEDGFHTDVQGLTVLPELRRVYPIEYVYTFYTNDFVYFLSVQREKADQRGTSPYQTRLGRLPRNEWETRRYREVVLECRFEPKRRRRNAGSPSTSSSASEAFKDIVYNVAQAAHFGRAGRELADELGAEQDDDILYGVFAVTDDSGVPEHDSALCAFPMDWVNSFIDHGVEDCCKSGPEQLSRGLCHFQPCESCPHESMEHNVSCRDQPTLVAQPCYRVDLFNRQMRDTLLTSLLVTTIDNKTLAHIGTADGRLLQFVLRRSSPVIFANYSLVENQKVSSTAAVLPPDQLLFVVGNKMIQVPQRGPGCLHFLTCAACLTAPRFMACGWCSGRCTWQSECSGRWVRDSCPPVITSFFPTTAPPDGQTEMLLCGFKFQSPLKPAISTKTHVVKLGETACVVQPSKSNSTLLTCKIRSGVTEPLFRPLIVAASVHEGRMEGPYFIEGTAEMPGFTFVLPNITDVQPDYGPMNGGTLITITGPYLHSGRTRKVTLDGDVCPIKNVSFLWGNLSSIVCLSQPVSEVKDVVLQVYIDRFRILATRVFRYKQTPQIFSVQPDCSFDNGSRITIEGENLDSVYRTVIHFKPKESHLKPVSTECRGKAKPTRMECVTPVFPRDETEEGELSFDMDGALGLWKQDFSYHPYGRPIPFETEGHVLTLYPGFDEVSLHHQKLNLVNSCMKITMTVGGVDCGAKVLDNEITCRIPKNLTIPNEGLPVKITVNGDVHNVGTVVLVSNHYVVGIVLGILGALVAGAVLAFITMKHLRKKKTGELPFSATPVPNGPVSFPGLAYANTLDPSLTPLIPPVTISISSFRPELLEEVKDVLIPAAMLNVQHHQIIGKGHFGIVYHGYLTDQNNREIHCAVKSLNRITDVEEVEQFLKEGILMKGFHHSNVLSLLGILLPQEGLPLVVLPYMKHGDLRHFMRCEDRNPTVKDLIGFGLQVAKGMEYLAQKKFVHRDLAARNCMLDESYTVKVADFGMARDVFDKEYYSIQDHRKAKLPVKWMAIESLQTQKFTSKSDVWSFGVLLWELLTRGASPYPEVDPYDITHYLLRGRRLPQPQYCPDLLFAIMLQCWDPDPDRRPSFTTLVSEVTAILSGLEGEHYISLKVTYVNLDQPRPYPALTDSADEYESSDADEKGSDCT is encoded by the exons ATGGTCCACTGGACCTTCGTTTTGGCGCCGTGTGTCTGGATTCAGGCCCTCGTGCCGATGGTGGCGTCGGACACTTGTCCCCCCGCATCCCCCGTAGACATCAATTTCTCAGTGCCCTACCCCATGCCCTTCTTTCAAGCCATTAACCCAATCCAGAACATCGCCGTCAACCCCGTTTATCATGAGGTCTATCTGGGGTCGCGGAATGTCATCGAAGCGGTGAACGGCACCCTGGTAAAGCTGTGGGAGCTCCGGACCGGACCGGTGAGCGGCAGAGAGTGTCGGCTGTGCCGGCTCTGCAGCATCGAGAACGACCCGTTCGAGGAGGACACGGACAGCGAGGTGCTGCTGCTCGACACCTTCCTGATGTACCTGTACACGTGCGGGAGCTCTCAGTACGGCGTGTGTTACTTCCACCAGCTACGCGAAAACGGGCGGGCGCCGGCGCCCTCCAAGTGCCTCTTTCGGAAGGAGGCCAACTCGGCTGCTTTCTGCCCGGACTGCATCGCCAGCCCTCTGGGCACCAAGGTCAGCATGGTGGAGGAGGGAAAGACGGTGTACTTCTACGTAGCCGCGACCGTCAACGACAGCGTCACGCAGCGCTACGGCCGCAAGTCCGTCTCGGTGCGGCGCCCGTTAGCCTCCGAGGACGGCTTTCACACCGACGTCCAGGGATTGACAGTGCTGCCCGAGCTCAGGCGGGTATACCCCATCGAGTACGTTTACACCTTCTATACAAACGACTTTGTCTACTTCCTGTCCGTACAGAGAGAAAAGGCAGACCAGCGTGGCACCTCACCCTATCAGACGCGCCTCGGGCGCTTACCGCGCAACGAGTGGGAAACGCGGCGCTACCGCGAGGTCGTGCTGGAGTGCCGCTTCGAGCCCAAGCGCAGGCGCAGGAACGCGGGCAGCCCCAGCACCAGTTCGAGCGCCAGCGAGGCTTTCAAGGACATCGTGTACAACGTGGCGCAGGCGGCGCACTTCGGCAGGGCGGGGCGCGAGCTGGCCGACGAGCTCGGCGCCGAGCAGGACGACGACATCCTCTACGGGGTCTTCGCCGTGACGGACGACTCGGGCGTTCCGGAGCACGACTCGGCCCTCTGCGCCTTCCCCATGGACTGGGTGAATTCCTTCATCGATCACGGCGTGGAGGACTGCTGTAAATCCGGACCCGAGCAGCTCTCCAGGGGCCTGTGCCACTTCCAGCCCTGTGAAAGCTGCCCGCACGAG AGCATGGAGCACAACGTGAGCTGCAGAGATCAGCCGACTCTGGTGGCTCAGCCCTGTTACCGAGTGGATCTGTTCAACCGGCAGATGAGAGACACCTTGCTCACCTCCCTGCTCGTCACCACCATCGACAACAAAACCCTCGCCCACATCGGCACGGCTGACGGCAGACTGCTGCAG TTTGTTTTGCGAAGATCCAGTCCCGTCATCTTTGCCAACTATTCTCTGGTGGAGAATCAGAAGGTTTCCTCCACCGCTGCTGTCCTTCCTCCAGACCAGCTTCTCTTCGTAGTGGGAAATAAG ATGATTCAGGTCCCTCAGAGAGGTCCGGGGTGTCTGCACTTCCTCACGTGCGCCGCGTGTCTGACTGCGCCGAGGTTCATGGCCTGCGGCTGGTGTTCGGGACGCTGTACCTGGCAGTCTGAGTGCTCGGGGCGCTGGGTCCGAGATTCCTGCCCGCCCGTCATCACGAGC TTTTTCCCAACGACAGCGCCCCCTGACGGCCAGACGGAGATGCTGCTCTGCGGCTTTAAGTTCCAGTCGCCCCTCAAACCTGCCATCAGCACCAAGACCCACGTGGTGAAGTTGGGGGAGACTGCCTGTGTGGTGCAGCCTTCCAAAAGCAACAGCACACT TCTGACGTGTAAGATTCGCTCTGGAGTAACGGAGCCTCTGTTCAGGCCGCTTATCGTTGCGGCGAGTGTTCACGAGGGTCGTATGGAAGGTCCCTATTTCATCGAAGGAACGGCCGAGATGCCTGGATTTACCTTCGTG CTGCCCAACATCACCGATGTCCAGCCAGATTACGGACCAATGAACGGCGGCACCTTGATTACCATCACGGGACCCTACTTACATTCGGGAAGGACCAGAAAGGTCACGCTGGATGGTGACGTCTGCCCTATTAAAAA CGTTTCCTTCCTCTGGGGAAATCTGTCCTCCATCGTGTGTCTCTCTCAACCGGTCAGCGAGGTGAAGGACGTGGTGCTGCAGGTCTACATCGACAGGTTCCGCATCCTCGCCACCAGGGTGTTCCGATACAAGCAGACACCCCAGATTTTCTCCGTTCAGCCCGACTGCAGTTTCGACAA CGGATCAAGGATCACGATCGAGGGGGAAAATCTGGACTCTGTGTACAGGACCGTCATTCACTTCAAGCCCAAGGAGAGCCACCTTAAACCAGTCTCCACT GAGTGCAGAGGGAAAGCTAAGCCCACCCGTATGGAGTGTGTCACCCCGGTCTTCCCCAGAGATGAGACGGAAGAAGGAGAGCTGTCCTTTGACATGGACGGTGCACTGGGTCTGTGGAAGCAGGATTTCTCCTATCACCCTTACGGGAGGCCCATTCCGTTTGAGACCGAGGGCCACGTGCTCACGCTCTACCCTGGCTTCGATGAGGTCTCCCTACAT CATCAGAAGCTAAACCTGGTGAACTCCTGCATGAAGATCACCATGACTGTCGGAGGAGTCGACTGTGGAGCGAAGGTTTTGGATAACGAGATCACCTGCCGTATTCCCAAAAACCTCACCATCCCTAACGAGGGCTTACCTGTCAAG ATAACGGTCAACGGCGATGTCCATAACGTGGGTACTGTGGTCCTGGTGAGCAACCATTACGTTGTGGGCATTGTGCTTGGAattctgggagctctggtggCGGGGGCGGTGCTGGCCTTCATCACCATGAAACACCTGAGGAAGAAGAAGACAG GAGAGTTGCCGTTCAGCGCCACCCCTGTGCCCAATGGACCTGTTTCGTTTCCTGGCCTGGCTTATGCCAACACGCTGGACCCCAGCCTCACCCCGCTCATCCCCCCTGTGACCATCTCCATCTCCAGCTTCCGGCCAGAGCTGCTGGAGGAGGTGAAGGACGTCCTCATCCCAGCGGCTATGCTCAACGTGCAGCACCATCAGATCATCGGCAAAG GTCATTTTGGCATCGTTTATCACGGATACCTGACTGACCAGAACAACAGGGAGATCCACTGTGCTGTGAAATCCCTTAACA GAATTACAGACGTGGAGGAGGTCGAGCAGTTTTTGAAAGAGGGGATTCTGATGAAGGGTTTCCATCACAGTAATGTTCTGTCTCTGCTGGGCATCCTCCTGCCTCAGGAAGGGCTCCCCCTAGTGGTGCTACCCTACATGAAGCACGGAGACCTGCGCCACTTCATGCGCTGTGAGGACCGG AACCCCACAGTGAAGGACCTCATTGGGTTTGGCCTACAGGTTGCCAAGGGCATGGAGTACTTGGCGCAGAAGAAGTTTGTGCACCGGGACTTAGCTGCCCGAAACTGCAT GCTGGACGAGTCGTACACGGTGAAGGTGGCAGACTTCGGCATGGCCCGAGACGTGTTCGACAAAGAGTACTACAGCATCCAGGATCACAGAAAAGCCAAGCTGCCTGTGAAGTGGATGGCCATCGAAAGTCTGCAGACCCAGAAATTCACATCCAAGTCCGACGTG TGGTCGTTTGGGGTTCTGCTGTGGGAGCTATTGACCCGAGGAGCGAGCCCTTACCCAGAGGTGGATCCCTACGACATCACACATTACCTCTTAAGAGGACGCCGCCTGCCTCAGCCACAGTATTGTCCAGATCTGCT GTTTGCTATAATGCTGCAGTGTTGGGATCCCGATCCGGACAGGAGACCCAGTTTCACCACGCTCGTCTCCGAGGTGACGGCCATTCTTTCCGGCCTGGAGGGGGAGCACTACATCAGCCTGAAGGTAACGTACGTCAACCTGGACCAGCCGCGGCCCTACCCGGCCCTCACGGACTCCGCCGACGAGTACGAGTCCTCGGACGCGGACGAGAAGGGCTCAGATTGTACGTGA